From a single Columba livia isolate bColLiv1 breed racing homer chromosome 19, bColLiv1.pat.W.v2, whole genome shotgun sequence genomic region:
- the EDF1 gene encoding endothelial differentiation-related factor 1 yields MAESDWDTVTVLRKKGPSAAQAKSKQAILAAQRRGEDVETSKKWAAGQNKQHFITKNTAKLDRETEELHHDRVPLEVGKVIQQGRQSKGMTQKDLATKINEKPQVIADYESGRAIPNNQVMGKIERAIGLKLRGKDIGKPLETGPKGK; encoded by the exons ATGGCGGAGAGCGACTGGGACACGGTCACGGTGCTGCGCAAGAAGGGCCCGAGCGCGGCCCAGGCCAAGTCCAAGCAG GCGATCTTGGCGGCCCAGCGGCGCGGAGAGGACGTGGAGACCTCCAAGAAGT GGGCAGCAGGCCAGAACAAACAACACTTTATTACAAAGAACACGGCCAAGCTCGACCGAGAAACAGAGGAGCTGCACCATGACAGGGTTCCGCTGGAGGTGGGCAAAGTGATCCAGCAGGGCCGGCAGAGCAAGGGCATGACGCAGAAGGACTTGGCCACG AAAATCAATGAAAAACCACAAGTTATTGCTGACTACGAATCAGGAAGAGCAATCCCCAATAACCAGGTTATGGGCAAGATCGAAAGAGCCATTG GCCTTAAACTGCGTGGGAAGGACATTGGGAAACCGCTGGAAACCGGCCCCAAAGGGAAATGA